A window of Pedobacter lusitanus contains these coding sequences:
- a CDS encoding isoprenyl transferase, whose protein sequence is MGFKEQIDTSRLPEHIAIIMDGNGRWAKNQGKFRSFGHESGVISVKDIVEGCADIGVKYLTIYAFSTENWNRPIDEVNALMELLIATINNETDTLNKNNIRLNAIGDIASLPQQCIDDLKSAMEKTAGNTTCTLTLALSYSAKWEILEAAKKIALMVKDGQITVDEIDEAKFSSQLTTVNIPDPELMIRTSGEHRVSNFLLWQMAYSELYFTETLWPDFRREDLFEAIVDYQKRERRFGKISEQLN, encoded by the coding sequence ATGGGATTTAAAGAACAAATCGATACTAGTCGCTTACCGGAACACATCGCTATTATTATGGATGGGAATGGAAGATGGGCTAAAAATCAAGGTAAATTCAGGTCTTTCGGCCATGAAAGCGGAGTAATATCTGTAAAGGATATTGTGGAAGGATGTGCTGATATTGGTGTAAAATATCTGACAATTTATGCCTTTTCTACTGAAAACTGGAACAGACCAATTGACGAAGTCAATGCACTGATGGAATTGCTTATTGCAACCATCAACAATGAAACTGATACCCTTAATAAAAATAATATCAGGCTGAATGCCATCGGCGATATCGCTTCTTTACCTCAGCAATGTATTGATGATCTGAAGAGCGCTATGGAAAAAACGGCTGGAAATACCACCTGTACTTTAACTCTTGCATTGAGTTACAGTGCTAAATGGGAGATTCTGGAGGCTGCAAAGAAAATTGCACTGATGGTAAAAGATGGTCAGATTACGGTGGATGAAATTGATGAGGCAAAGTTTTCGTCTCAATTAACAACCGTAAATATTCCCGATCCTGAGTTAATGATCCGTACCAGCGGAGAGCACAGAGTGAGCAATTTTCTGCTTTGGCAGATGGCTTACAGTGAACTCTATTTCACCGAAACTTTATGGCCTGACTTTAGAAGAGAAGACCTTTTTGAAGCTATTGTAGACTACCAAAAGCGCGAACGTCGCTTCGGTAAAATTAGTGAACAGTTGAACTAA
- a CDS encoding CBS domain-containing protein, translated as MFASELISHSIPPLQTTETVHVALDRMAEFKLNHLPVLNNGSFLGIIAEDHLLEIRNVEEPIGALSLTILNPFVYQDVHVYDVIRIFDQLKLSLVPVLDYKKNYLGVISIHDLLKYTSDIFAVKEPGGIIVLEIGNRNNSLSHMAQIVEADNAQILSSYVQNFPDSTRLEVTLKINKTELSGIISAFERYDYQVKAVFNSTTTDNGTEDRYNLLMSYLNV; from the coding sequence ATGTTTGCATCTGAACTCATATCTCACTCAATTCCACCGTTACAGACTACTGAAACGGTGCATGTTGCGTTGGATAGAATGGCAGAGTTCAAACTGAATCATTTACCGGTTTTAAATAATGGATCTTTTCTGGGTATTATTGCCGAAGATCATTTGTTGGAAATCAGAAATGTGGAAGAGCCGATCGGTGCGCTTTCTTTAACTATTCTGAATCCTTTTGTCTATCAGGATGTACATGTTTATGATGTCATCAGAATATTTGATCAGCTGAAACTATCTTTAGTACCTGTACTTGATTATAAAAAGAACTATCTGGGGGTTATTTCCATACATGATTTATTAAAATATACCTCAGATATCTTTGCTGTTAAAGAACCGGGCGGAATCATCGTGCTGGAGATCGGTAACCGCAATAACTCTTTATCGCATATGGCTCAGATTGTTGAAGCCGATAATGCACAAATCTTATCCTCTTACGTGCAGAACTTCCCGGATTCTACACGGTTAGAGGTCACGCTGAAAATTAATAAAACTGAATTATCTGGTATCATATCCGCTTTTGAGAGATATGATTACCAGGTTAAAGCGGTCTTTAACAGCACTACAACAGACAACGGAACGGAAGACAGATATAATTTGTTAATGAGTTATTTAAATGTTTAA
- a CDS encoding SDR family NAD(P)-dependent oxidoreductase — translation MKTALITGATSGIGKSCAHLFAQQGYQLVLVARREDKLNEIARHLADKYAIEVKTLIADVRNNAVLTAVLEGLPQQWKQIDVLINNAGLSQGLDPIDKGDTTDWDTMIDTNVKGLLYVTKIVSGWMISAKKGHIINIGSIAGKEVYPNGNVYCATKHAVDALNKGMRMDLLPHGIKVTAINPGMVETEFSVVRFKGDEDKAKKVYEGLEPLLAQDIADAIWFAVSRPAHVNINDMLIMPAAQASATLVNRK, via the coding sequence ATGAAAACTGCATTAATTACAGGCGCAACTTCGGGTATAGGAAAATCATGTGCACATTTATTTGCACAGCAGGGATATCAGCTGGTTCTGGTAGCCAGAAGAGAAGATAAACTGAATGAAATTGCCAGACATCTGGCGGATAAATATGCAATTGAGGTTAAAACCCTGATCGCGGATGTAAGAAATAATGCTGTTTTAACAGCTGTGCTGGAAGGATTGCCACAGCAATGGAAACAGATAGATGTACTGATCAATAATGCAGGTTTAAGCCAGGGACTGGATCCGATAGATAAAGGAGACACAACTGACTGGGATACCATGATTGATACGAATGTAAAGGGACTACTTTATGTCACTAAAATTGTTTCAGGCTGGATGATCTCTGCTAAAAAAGGTCATATCATTAATATAGGCTCCATTGCCGGTAAAGAGGTTTATCCGAACGGCAATGTTTATTGTGCGACAAAACATGCAGTTGATGCCCTAAATAAAGGAATGCGTATGGACCTGCTTCCACATGGAATCAAGGTAACTGCGATTAATCCCGGAATGGTGGAAACGGAATTTTCAGTGGTCCGTTTTAAAGGAGATGAAGACAAAGCTAAAAAGGTTTACGAAGGACTGGAGCCTTTGCTTGCACAGGATATAGCAGATGCGATATGGTTTGCAGTAAGCCGCCCTGCGCATGTAAACATTAACGATATGCTGATTATGCCTGCTGCACAGGCTTCCGCAACACTGGTAAATAGAAAATAG
- a CDS encoding NAD kinase, translating to MKIAIYGREFNNSVLPFVQEVFNALEHYGIETIVHQEYNDFIEDKVKLPASLQTFSNHTELRDQAAILISLGGDGTLLDTLALIRDSGIPVIGINFGRLGFLASINKNEIRNAIEALINQEYSLDKRTLLNVESKNNLFGDENFALNDITIHRRDNTAMMIIHAYMNDEFINSYWADGLIIATPTGSTAYSLSCGGPIIFPSAQNFAITPIAPHNLNVRPVIIPDDVTLRFEVEARSTKFLVSCDSRTATVDRSVKITVSKAAFHVNLIRLNNESYLTTLRNKLLWGIDTRNY from the coding sequence ATGAAGATTGCAATTTACGGCAGAGAGTTTAATAATAGCGTTTTACCCTTTGTACAAGAAGTTTTTAATGCCCTGGAACATTATGGGATTGAAACTATTGTTCATCAGGAATACAACGATTTTATTGAAGATAAAGTCAAACTTCCTGCCAGTCTCCAGACTTTTTCCAACCATACAGAACTGCGTGATCAGGCAGCTATTCTGATCAGCCTGGGTGGGGATGGAACACTGCTGGATACCCTGGCTTTAATCAGGGACTCCGGAATTCCGGTTATCGGAATTAACTTTGGCAGACTTGGTTTTTTAGCCAGTATCAACAAAAATGAGATTAGAAATGCAATTGAGGCATTGATCAATCAGGAATATTCACTGGACAAACGGACTTTACTGAATGTTGAATCCAAGAATAACCTTTTTGGAGATGAGAATTTTGCACTGAATGATATCACTATTCACAGACGGGATAACACAGCCATGATGATTATTCATGCCTATATGAATGATGAGTTTATCAATTCATACTGGGCAGACGGTCTGATTATAGCCACACCAACAGGTTCAACGGCTTATTCATTGAGCTGCGGTGGCCCTATTATTTTTCCAAGTGCACAGAATTTTGCCATTACTCCGATTGCTCCGCATAACCTTAATGTCAGACCGGTTATTATTCCTGATGATGTTACCCTGCGATTTGAAGTGGAAGCAAGAAGTACCAAGTTTCTGGTATCCTGTGACTCCCGGACGGCCACTGTAGACAGATCTGTCAAAATAACGGTGAGTAAGGCAGCTTTTCATGTGAACCTGATTCGTTTGAATAATGAAAGTTATCTGACTACCTTGAGAAACAAATTACTCTGGGGAATTGATACCCGTAATTATTAA
- a CDS encoding GatB/YqeY domain-containing protein, whose translation MVSTIIDQEIKKAMLAKDQAALRGLRAIKAALLVARTEKGSAEEITEDAEMKILQRLIKQRKESSDIYKQQGREDLAVIEDEEIEVISKFMPQQLSKEEVEALIAKLIQDTGASSVKDMGRVMGLANKELAGKADGKLIAEIVKNQLA comes from the coding sequence ATGGTATCAACAATTATAGATCAGGAAATAAAAAAAGCAATGTTAGCTAAAGATCAGGCTGCATTGAGAGGATTACGTGCAATTAAAGCTGCTTTATTGGTGGCAAGAACTGAAAAAGGGTCTGCAGAAGAAATTACTGAAGATGCAGAAATGAAAATCCTTCAGCGCCTGATTAAGCAAAGAAAAGAATCATCAGATATTTACAAACAACAAGGCAGAGAAGATCTGGCTGTGATTGAAGATGAAGAAATTGAAGTGATCAGCAAATTCATGCCACAGCAATTAAGTAAAGAAGAGGTGGAAGCACTGATCGCTAAACTGATTCAGGATACAGGTGCAAGCTCAGTGAAAGATATGGGGCGTGTGATGGGATTGGCAAATAAAGAACTGGCAGGTAAGGCAGACGGCAAATTGATAGCTGAAATTGTTAAAAATCAATTGGCATAA
- a CDS encoding alpha/beta fold hydrolase translates to MKYEVIEEDGFKYIEAGKGETLVLLHGLMGELSNWEPVIDHFKDKYRILVPILPIYELPILTLGVKSLAKYIHKFIKFKKLGQVVLIGNSLGGHLGLVVTAGHQESVKALVLTGSSGLYENAFGGTFPRRESYDYIREKVEFTFYDPAIATKEMVDEIYKTVNERSRVIRILALAKSAIRHNMAKELSKITIPVSLIWGKNDQVTPPDVAEEFHQLLPNSELNWVDKCGHVPMMEHPEIFNNYLNKFLDRILLK, encoded by the coding sequence ATGAAATACGAAGTAATAGAAGAGGATGGGTTTAAGTATATAGAGGCTGGAAAAGGCGAGACCCTGGTATTACTTCATGGTTTGATGGGAGAGTTGAGCAACTGGGAGCCGGTTATTGATCATTTCAAAGATAAGTACCGTATACTAGTGCCGATTTTACCTATATACGAATTACCAATTCTTACATTGGGTGTTAAAAGTTTAGCCAAGTATATTCATAAATTTATTAAGTTTAAAAAACTTGGTCAGGTAGTTCTTATCGGTAATTCATTAGGCGGACACCTTGGTCTTGTGGTTACAGCAGGACATCAGGAAAGTGTTAAGGCGTTGGTGCTGACGGGTAGTTCCGGTTTGTACGAAAATGCATTTGGAGGCACTTTCCCAAGAAGAGAAAGCTATGATTATATCCGTGAAAAAGTAGAATTTACCTTTTATGATCCTGCTATCGCTACTAAAGAAATGGTAGATGAGATTTATAAAACGGTAAATGAACGTTCAAGAGTTATTCGTATTCTGGCGCTGGCAAAATCGGCTATCCGTCATAATATGGCTAAAGAACTGAGCAAAATAACTATCCCTGTATCTTTGATCTGGGGTAAAAATGATCAGGTAACTCCACCGGATGTAGCTGAAGAATTTCATCAGCTGCTGCCTAATTCAGAGTTGAACTGGGTTGATAAATGCGGGCATGTACCGATGATGGAGCATCCTGAGATATTTAACAATTATCTGAATAAGTTTTTAGATAGAATTTTATTAAAATAG
- a CDS encoding DUF6089 family protein — MRFKKIIFSVVLSCIFAGTVKSQTTELGINAGAAGYIGDINPVNLFKPSGIAFGAYVKRNLDPYWAIGLHYNYGKIKGDDANSDDASLRTRNLNFSTSLNELSLQVDFNFLEYFSGGGVKNFSPYIFAGIGGVVFNPKAKYNGETYELRYYETEGKKYKNYAFSIPYGVGMKYRIGERLGIFTQLGYRTAKTDYLDDVGDRYPMVPVYGNNGTNLSDPSVPPDPGNPGRTNFAPGGQRGNFVKNDTYFFVHIGLSYTFTSDKCYSF, encoded by the coding sequence ATGAGATTTAAAAAGATAATATTTTCTGTTGTTCTAAGCTGTATTTTTGCCGGCACTGTCAAGTCCCAGACTACAGAACTGGGCATTAATGCCGGTGCTGCAGGATATATTGGTGATATCAATCCCGTTAACCTTTTTAAGCCAAGTGGTATTGCTTTTGGTGCCTACGTGAAGCGTAATCTTGATCCTTACTGGGCAATAGGTTTGCATTATAATTACGGAAAAATCAAAGGCGATGATGCGAATTCTGATGACGCAAGCTTAAGAACCCGTAATCTTAATTTTTCAACTTCGCTGAATGAACTGAGTTTACAGGTGGATTTTAATTTCCTGGAATACTTTTCCGGAGGCGGGGTAAAGAACTTTTCTCCTTATATTTTTGCCGGAATTGGCGGGGTGGTATTCAATCCAAAAGCTAAATATAACGGGGAAACCTACGAGTTAAGGTACTATGAAACTGAGGGTAAAAAGTATAAAAACTACGCTTTCAGTATTCCTTACGGAGTGGGCATGAAGTACAGGATAGGGGAACGCCTGGGGATTTTTACCCAGCTGGGATACCGGACTGCAAAAACAGATTACCTGGATGATGTTGGAGACAGATATCCAATGGTACCAGTTTATGGAAATAACGGGACCAATCTTTCTGATCCTTCTGTTCCGCCAGATCCGGGTAATCCGGGGCGTACCAATTTTGCTCCTGGTGGTCAGCGTGGTAATTTTGTTAAGAATGACACTTACTTTTTTGTACATATAGGACTTTCCTATACGTTTACTTCCGACAAATGTTACTCTTTTTAA